One window of Streptococcus suis genomic DNA carries:
- the pbp2a gene encoding penicillin-binding protein PBP2A, protein MGETKNIDLPGLESGKKTRFSRRSARGSRDRSDKPKKESRIPEPARKFWRRYQLTKILLIILGVLILTVGGYLFFLAKTANVGDLQEALKAKTVIYDKDGVEAGTLSGQKGTYVELDAISDNLENAVIATEDRTFYENSGINYKRTLLAFLTLGRSGGGSTITQQLAKNAFLTQDQTISRKAREYFLALEINKKYSKQEILTMYLNNAYFGNGVWGIQDASLKYFGVNASDLSLEQSAVLAGMLKGPEIYNPYYSIENATNRRNTILQVMVDAQFIDQATADAGMQVDVGSQLYDAYAGKASNYAYPSYFDAVIAEAIDRYGLKESDIINNGYRIYTEMDQTSQANLQVIFNDESLFPQSAYDSSYAQGASVALDPSTGGVRALVGRVNSSEDYAFRNFNFATQAKRSPGSTIKPLVAYAPAVSAGWEIDKELDNHTTTYGTYTLQNNDLSTSESIPMYQSLALSYNLPVASIVDTLGIDTAFEYGKKFGLNMNKVEKVLGVAIGSGVETNALQMAQAYGAFANHGTMKDAHLISRIETANGKVIVDHRSQSTKVIDKSVADKMTSMMLGTFTNGTGVNADVYGYNLAGKTGTTETNFDVSLINDQWIIAYTPDLVISQWVGFEKTDETHYIDANNSWKAPVLFQTVAANLLSQTSGTPFTVDNAYAMNGIVPINQVETGPTEPVISPEQIQEISDRARQLLEETKQQIIDAQLPERARTLIDNIRSWFE, encoded by the coding sequence ATGGGAGAAACGAAAAACATAGACCTACCAGGTTTAGAAAGTGGGAAGAAAACCAGATTTAGCCGTCGCTCAGCCCGAGGCAGTCGTGACAGGTCCGATAAACCTAAAAAGGAAAGTCGGATTCCAGAGCCTGCTCGCAAATTTTGGCGCCGTTACCAGCTGACTAAAATTCTTCTGATTATCCTGGGTGTTTTGATACTGACGGTGGGAGGCTATCTCTTCTTCCTAGCCAAGACCGCAAATGTTGGCGATTTGCAGGAGGCCCTCAAGGCCAAGACGGTTATCTATGACAAGGACGGTGTGGAAGCTGGTACCCTGTCGGGGCAGAAAGGAACCTATGTGGAGCTGGATGCCATTTCGGATAATTTGGAAAATGCCGTCATCGCTACGGAAGACAGGACTTTTTATGAAAATTCTGGTATCAACTACAAGCGGACCCTGCTGGCCTTCCTCACCTTGGGCCGGTCTGGGGGTGGTTCGACCATTACCCAGCAGTTGGCCAAAAATGCCTTCCTGACTCAGGACCAGACCATTAGCCGGAAGGCGAGGGAGTATTTCCTGGCCCTTGAAATCAATAAAAAATATAGCAAGCAGGAAATCCTGACCATGTACCTCAACAATGCCTATTTTGGCAACGGGGTCTGGGGGATTCAGGATGCTAGTCTCAAGTATTTTGGGGTTAATGCTAGCGATTTGAGTCTGGAGCAATCGGCTGTTTTAGCCGGCATGCTCAAGGGGCCTGAGATTTACAATCCTTATTATTCCATTGAAAATGCGACCAATCGCCGTAATACTATTTTGCAGGTCATGGTGGATGCCCAGTTTATTGATCAGGCAACTGCTGATGCAGGAATGCAGGTGGACGTGGGCAGTCAGCTCTACGATGCTTATGCGGGCAAGGCTAGCAACTATGCCTATCCCTCTTATTTTGATGCGGTTATTGCAGAGGCTATTGACCGATATGGATTGAAAGAAAGTGACATTATCAACAACGGCTACCGGATTTATACGGAGATGGATCAGACCTCTCAGGCCAATCTCCAAGTGATTTTTAATGACGAGAGTCTCTTCCCGCAGTCTGCCTATGATAGTTCTTATGCTCAGGGGGCAAGCGTGGCCCTGGATCCGTCTACAGGTGGCGTTCGAGCGCTGGTTGGGCGGGTTAATTCATCCGAAGATTATGCCTTCCGTAACTTCAATTTCGCGACCCAGGCCAAGAGAAGTCCGGGTTCGACCATCAAGCCCTTGGTTGCCTATGCTCCGGCAGTGTCGGCAGGCTGGGAAATTGATAAAGAGCTGGACAACCACACGACGACCTACGGGACCTATACCTTGCAGAATAATGACCTGTCTACATCGGAATCTATTCCCATGTACCAATCCTTAGCCCTGTCTTACAATTTGCCTGTAGCATCCATTGTCGACACCTTGGGGATTGACACCGCCTTTGAATACGGGAAAAAATTTGGCCTGAACATGAATAAGGTTGAAAAGGTACTGGGAGTGGCTATAGGATCTGGAGTGGAGACCAATGCCCTGCAAATGGCCCAGGCCTATGGCGCCTTTGCCAACCATGGGACCATGAAGGATGCTCATCTGATTAGCCGTATTGAAACGGCCAATGGCAAGGTCATCGTGGACCACCGTTCTCAGTCGACCAAGGTGATCGATAAGTCAGTGGCAGACAAGATGACCTCTATGATGCTGGGAACTTTTACCAACGGTACAGGGGTCAATGCGGATGTCTACGGCTACAATCTAGCCGGAAAGACGGGGACGACCGAGACCAACTTTGATGTCTCTCTTATCAATGACCAGTGGATTATCGCCTATACACCTGACTTGGTTATCAGCCAGTGGGTTGGTTTTGAAAAGACTGACGAGACCCACTATATCGATGCCAATAATTCCTGGAAGGCGCCTGTGCTCTTCCAAACAGTTGCGGCCAATCTCTTGAGTCAGACCAGCGGGACACCATTTACAGTGGACAATGCTTACGCCATGAATGGCATTGTGCCTATCAATCAAGTGGAGACAGGACCGACAGAGCCGGTCATCAGCCCAGAGCAAATCCAGGAAATCAGTGACCGAGCAAGACAGCTTCTAGAAGAAACCAAGCAACAAATCATTGATGCCCAGCTACCTGAGCGAGCACGCACCCTCATAGACAATATAAGAAGTTGGTTTGAGTAG
- the rpmG gene encoding 50S ribosomal protein L33: protein MALKKASLACTVCGSRNYSISLSSNPKPTRLEVNKFCKHCGQYTVHKETR, encoded by the coding sequence ATGGCACTAAAAAAAGCAAGCTTAGCCTGTACAGTTTGTGGATCTCGTAACTATTCTATTTCCCTATCGAGCAATCCCAAGCCAACACGGTTAGAAGTAAATAAATTTTGTAAACACTGTGGTCAGTACACGGTCCACAAGGAAACTAGATAG
- the secE gene encoding preprotein translocase subunit SecE, whose translation MKFVADIFRILKDTAWPTRKQSWKDFFSVVEYTAFFVVLVYLFDLILSKGLMSLINLF comes from the coding sequence GTGAAATTCGTCGCAGATATTTTCCGTATTTTAAAAGACACTGCCTGGCCAACGCGCAAGCAGAGTTGGAAAGATTTCTTCTCAGTCGTAGAATACACAGCCTTCTTCGTGGTACTTGTGTATCTATTTGACCTCATTTTGTCCAAGGGCTTGATGAGCTTGATCAATCTTTTCTAG
- the nusG gene encoding transcription termination/antitermination protein NusG: MYDSFDKGWFVLQTYSGYENKVKENLLQRAHTYNMLENILRVEIPTQTVQVEKNGEKKEVEENRFPGYVLVEMVMTDEAWFVVRNTPNVTGFVGSHGNRSKPTPLLEEEIRQILVSMGQTVQGDIDVKVGDTVRIIDGAFTDCTGKITEIDNNKVKMVISMFGNDTIAEVNLSQIAEL; encoded by the coding sequence ATGTACGATAGTTTTGATAAAGGCTGGTTTGTTCTACAAACCTATTCAGGATACGAGAACAAGGTAAAAGAAAACCTTCTTCAACGTGCACATACCTACAATATGTTGGAAAACATCTTGCGCGTGGAAATCCCAACCCAGACGGTTCAGGTAGAAAAGAACGGCGAAAAGAAAGAAGTGGAAGAAAACCGCTTCCCAGGTTATGTCTTGGTAGAGATGGTCATGACTGACGAGGCTTGGTTCGTGGTTCGTAATACGCCAAACGTTACAGGTTTCGTGGGTTCTCACGGTAACCGTTCCAAACCAACTCCACTCTTGGAAGAAGAAATCCGCCAAATCCTGGTATCTATGGGACAAACAGTCCAAGGAGATATCGATGTCAAGGTGGGCGACACAGTCCGCATCATTGACGGTGCCTTCACAGACTGCACTGGTAAAATCACTGAAATCGATAATAACAAGGTTAAGATGGTTATCTCCATGTTTGGTAATGATACCATTGCAGAAGTAAATTTGAGCCAGATTGCAGAATTATAA
- a CDS encoding zinc ABC transporter substrate-binding protein, whose translation MKWMKYLFLSLMLLVLPACGQQSQSSQVQSGLRIVTSFYPIYSLVKEISGDYNDIRMIGSRNGIHSYEPSPADVKGIYDADVLIYHSKILESWAGRLEPNVQGSKVKVLEASSGLELQRVPGLEDVEVTEGMDEASLYDPHTWLDPVLVGQEAVLIGNLLAEADPERASYYNENASKLQQQYQDLADKYKPIFEKTKSKTFVTQHTAFSYTAKRYGLQQLGIAGVSEEEPNPRQLAEIKEFVDTYDVKTIFVEKGKSDKLAQTLKSSTGVDLKILDPLEADPENNLTYLENLDAVLDTLAKELQ comes from the coding sequence ATGAAGTGGATGAAATATCTCTTTTTATCACTCATGCTACTAGTCCTCCCGGCCTGTGGCCAGCAGAGCCAGTCTAGCCAAGTCCAATCTGGCCTGCGGATTGTGACTTCCTTTTACCCAATTTATTCACTGGTTAAGGAAATTTCTGGTGACTACAATGACATTCGTATGATTGGCTCCAGAAATGGGATTCATTCCTATGAGCCCTCGCCAGCAGATGTCAAGGGAATATACGACGCAGATGTCTTAATCTACCATTCTAAGATTTTGGAGTCCTGGGCCGGTCGCCTGGAGCCGAATGTGCAAGGTTCCAAGGTCAAGGTCCTGGAGGCCTCCAGTGGTTTAGAGCTACAGCGAGTTCCTGGTCTGGAGGATGTGGAGGTGACAGAGGGCATGGACGAGGCCAGTCTCTACGACCCCCATACCTGGTTGGACCCAGTTCTGGTGGGGCAGGAGGCGGTCTTGATTGGTAATTTACTGGCTGAGGCAGACCCTGAGCGGGCTAGTTACTACAACGAAAATGCCAGCAAGCTCCAGCAGCAATACCAGGATTTGGCAGACAAGTACAAGCCTATCTTTGAAAAAACAAAATCCAAGACCTTCGTCACCCAGCACACAGCCTTTTCCTATACGGCTAAGCGCTACGGCCTCCAGCAACTGGGCATAGCTGGTGTGTCAGAGGAAGAGCCTAATCCACGACAATTGGCAGAAATCAAGGAATTTGTCGATACCTACGATGTCAAAACCATTTTTGTGGAAAAGGGCAAGTCAGACAAGCTGGCCCAGACCTTGAAGAGCTCCACAGGTGTTGACCTGAAAATCTTGGACCCACTTGAGGCAGATCCAGAAAACAATCTAACCTATCTGGAAAATCTAGATGCCGTCTTAGACACCCTCGCCAAGGAATTACAGTAA